A section of the Zygosaccharomyces rouxii strain CBS732 chromosome B complete sequence genome encodes:
- the SPO75 gene encoding Spo75p (similar to uniprot|Q07798 Saccharomyces cerevisiae YLL005C SPO75 Meiosis-specific protein of unknown function required for spore wall formation during sporulation dispensable for both nuclear divisions during meiosis) has product MDANIPASTAISNYLSDYIYTYLDIDDETSLLVLKFNEDKDKPDSEFRNVTSSILSKFLNTTRTTRTGSAHQQAGISVRTFLSSMLVSALYFVVQVLLFTFLRNKLKHLYQAKTVLHPIKNQNDEKLEIRTSGNKNVVQEFFKNTFGWVTMVIFCPIDKYRDLAGLDAYFFQRFLYMLIFLFFSFSVINLPILIPIHYLSGFIDLQGLVDLPRDVQINTPWLDRINMSNIVLKDPNKLIFHLFLSIFVIVWFHIILISELKHVHEISRKIPLSAEYQSILYVENIPESTQGNKIKITDFFNSISPDCLISIRFLPRRCDRLRKYYRELKDLETKLEKLAMEIILEKYFLVANSKLGVNGDKIKRYWKRYQLFCNRVAFILKTPQRYRGYFKQTNWKTILYQSHKPWFQVRLKSKQLYIEERYNFFKLTSQKYQSHLKVWQEKCQALEKWNNEQYLLEHKDCKSQVFLSKAFITFSCPAIAHTFDKLLTSGNIREWNNTLVGTNPHDIIWSNISVSNATIKFMRSALASTLCFLIIIGWVIPVAFIGLVSQIPYVASIIPLLSQVTTKSELVNDIIAGIFPVVTLVFITEFVPFILRWFSYLKCCRTGAEMEIDIQKWFFVFLFIHVFLVVTISSGISLVVERILYNPVSIPTLLAHDLPKSSNFFCSFVLIRGMAYSGGNLIQLKELLFELFYYKITMYNPHKRWKRMRNIPIFQWGSIYPIFSVLGCIGIIYSVIAPLILPLCCIAFALVLFSFKYLFIYQVEEGTPSETFGRLYPQALMQLYAGVYCMEFCMMGLFALSNSYKLCTCMVVAFALTIVAHFKISEMYLSKVHGSPFQTHSQFFDKYDRLEENLNKEFKIPFADGKHNACLWLPQDDAGITGRESAIFTREEITCDLEKCFLSPCGDIILNPQDDCS; this is encoded by the coding sequence ATGGATGCAAATATTCCTGCTAGCACTGCTATTTCGAATTATCTGTCAGATTACATTTATACCTACCTTGACATTGACGACGAAACGTCACTTTTAGTACTTAAATTCAACGAGGACAAAGATAAACCAGACTCTGAATTTAGAAATGTgacatcttcaattttgtCTAAATTTCTCAATACTACTAGGACTACTAGAACAGGATCAGCGCATCAACAAGCTGGTATTTCAGTAAGAACATTTCTTTCTAGTATGCTTGTGTCTGCTTTATATTTCGTTGTGCAAGTGCTTCTTTTCacatttttgagaaataaaTTGAAACATCTCTACCAAGCTAAGACCGTCCTTCATCCAataaagaaccaaaatgatgagaaattggaaatcagGACTAGTGGAAATAAAAACGTAgtccaagaatttttcaaaaatacGTTTGGATGGGTAACGATGGTAATTTTTTGTCCTATCGACAAGTATCGAGATCTTGCTGGGTTAGATgcatattttttccaaaggtTTTTATACATGCtaatatttcttttctttagCTTTTCAGTGAtaaatttaccaattttaattcCCATCCATTATTTATCAGGCTTTATAGATCTACAAGGCTTAGTTGACCTACCCAGGGATGTCCAAATCAATACACCTTGGCTGGATAGAATTAATATGTCGAACATAGTGCTTAAGGATCCCAACAAGTTAATTTTCCATCTATTTCTAAGCATCTTTGTCATTGTTTGGTTTCATATCATTTTGATATCAGAGTTGAAGCATGTGCATGAAATCTCGAGAAAGATCCCATTAAGCGCTGAATACCAGTCGATTTTATATGTGGAAAATATCCCTGAATCCACTCAAggtaataaaataaaaattacggattttttcaattcgaTATCCCCAGACTGTTTAATTAGCATTAGATTCTTACCACGAAGATGTGACCGACTTCGTAAATATTACAGAGAGCTGAAGGACCTTGAAACAAAATTAGAGAAATTGGCTATGGAAATCATATTGGAAAAGTATTTTCTTGTCGCAAACTCCAAGTTGGGCGTCAACGGcgataaaataaaaaggTATTGGAAAAGATATCAACTGTTTTGCAACAGAGTTGCCTTTATTCTTAAGACTCCCCAAAGATATCGTGGGTATTTTAAACAAACAAACTGGAAGACAATTTTATACCAATCTCATAAACCGTGGTTTCAAGTTCGGTTGAAGAGCAAGCAATTGTACATTGAAGAAAGGtacaatttcttcaaactGACTTCACAAAAATACCAAAGTCACCTCAAGGTATGGCAAGAAAAATGCCAGgctttggaaaaatggaACAATGAGCAGTACTTGCTTGAACATAAGGATTGTAAATCACAAGTATTTTTAAGCAAGGCATTTATAACTTTTAGTTGCCCTGCGATCGCTCATacatttgataaattattAACCTCAGGTAACATTCGTGAATGGAATAACACTCTAGTGGGTACTAATCCTCACGATATAATTTGGAGTAACATTAGTGTTTCTAATGCTACGATAAAGTTCATGAGATCAGCACTGGCGAGCACTTTGTGTTTTCTAATAATTATAGGTTGGGTGATCCCCGTGGCATTTATCGGGTTGGTCTCCCAAATTCCTTATGTCGCATCTATCATACCGCTTCTGTCGCAAGTGACTACCAAATCCGAATTGGTTAATGATATAATAGCCGGTATTTTTCCAGTGGTAACTTTAGTCTTCATCACGGAGTTTGTACCATTCATTTTGAGATGGTTCAGTTATTTGAAATGCTGCAGAACTGGGGCAGAAATGGAAATCGATATTCAGAAATGGttctttgtttttttaTTCATACATGTCTTTTTAGTGGTGACCATTTCTTCTGGTATATCACTTGTAGTGGAGAGAATTCTGTACAATCCAGTCAGTATTCCAACTCTTTTAGCACACGATTTACCCAAAAgttccaattttttttgttccttTGTACTCATAAGAGGGATGGCATATTCTGGCGGTAACTTAATCCAGTTGAAAGAGCTACTATTCGAGCTCTTCTACTATAAAATCACCATGTACAATCCTCATAAACGGTGGAAAAGAATGAGAAACATCccaattttccaatggGGTTCAATTTATCCTATTTTCTCAGTATTAGGTTGTATTGGCATCATTTACAGCGTCATTGCTCCATTAATCTTACCACTCTGCTGCATAGCATTCGCACTAGTTTTattctctttcaaatacttGTTCATCTACCAAGTCGAAGAAGGAACGCCGTCAGAAACGTTCGGAAGACTTTACCCACAAGCCCTTATGCAACTATACGCGGGAGTTTATTGTATGGAGTTCTGCATGATGGGATTGTTCGCTCTGTCCAATAGCTACAAACTGTGTACATGCATGGTTGTAGCGTTTGCATTGACGATTGTTGcacatttcaaaatttcagaaaTGTATCTGTCTAAAGTGCACGGTTCACCATTCCAAACCCattctcaattttttgacaAATATGATAGACTGGAAGAGAACTTAAATAAAGAGTTTAAAATCCCATTTGCTGATGGTAAACACAATGCTTGCCTGTGGTTACCTCAAGATGATGCCGGAATAACCGGAAGAGAATCCGCTATCTTCACTAGAGAAGAGATTACGTgtgatttggaaaaatgcTTTCTAAGTCCCTGTGGGGACATAATTTTGAACCCTCAAGATGACTGCAGCTAA
- the MMM1 gene encoding ERMES complex subunit MMM1 (similar to uniprot|P41800 Saccharomyces cerevisiae YLL006W MMM1 Mitochondrial outer membrane protein required for normal mitochondrial morphology and mtDNA stability involved in tethering mitochondria to the actin cytoskeleton and in anchoring mtDNA nucleoids) has product MESNYTGMDGNWALNGTVSVGNGTLISVDEFLHNALPMHLQALFQDGNSQGPLLTMEDLEKAIEFKRASQELVNDNVLAPDGLFVELLRQQEKTLPRLISATSNTQGSFSSWSFAQGLIVGQVSVVLVLIFFIKFFIFSDSSTKTNPNPAKNSSSTNSLSGLSSESRSFISPHFFTSIMNRKGNEQAESNDDENERSRQIDDILEKTYYNVDTHPAESLDWFNVLIGQTIQQLREEAWKKDNIVYSLNAFIERKAQELPSYLDSIKITELDIGHDFPIFSNCRIQYSPNSNGRKLEAKIDIDLNDRLAVGIETRLLLNYPKPLTASLPINVTVSIIRFQACLTVSLTKAEEFVPTSPESVDEDDNDGYFLMFSFAPEYRMEFETQSLIGARSKLENIPKIGSLVEYQIKKWFVERCVEPRFQFIKLPSVWPRSKNTREGKADVDESEPGRETHY; this is encoded by the coding sequence ATGGAGTCGAATTATACTGGTATGGATGGTAACTGGGCTTTGAATGGGACAGTTAGCGTTGGAAATGGTACCTTAATTTCAGTTGATGAATTCCTACACAATGCCTTACCAATGCATCTACAGGCGTTGTTTCAAGATGGTAACTCTCAAGGGCCTCTTCTAACTATGGAAGATTTGGAGAAGGCCATTGAATTCAAAAGAGCAAGtcaagaattggtaaaCGACAATGTTTTAGCACCAGATGGATTATTCGTGGAATTGCTACGACAACAAGAGAAAACTCTACCTCGATTGATTAGTGCTACATCCAACACACAAGGatcattttcctcttggtCATTTGCACAAGGTTTAATAGTTGGCCAAGTAAGCGTCGTTCTCGTGctgatcttcttcattaaattcttcatctttagTGATTCATCTACTAAgacaaatccaaatcctGCTAagaattcttcatctactAATTCATTATCAGGATTGTCATCAGAGTCTCGTTCCTTTATTTCACCTCATTTCTTTACATCGATAATGAATAGAAAGGGTAATGAACAAGCTGAATCtaacgatgatgaaaacGAAAGATCGCGtcaaattgatgatattttagAGAAAACTTATTATAACGTCGATACTCATCCTGCCGAATCCCTAGATTGGTTCAACGTTTTAATTGGGCAAACTATACAGCAATTAAGAGAGGAAGCATGGAAAAAGGATAATATAGTATATTCATTGAATGCATTCATTGAAAGAAAGGCTCAGGAACTACCTAGTTACTTGGATAGTATAAAAATTACAGAATTAGACATTGGTCATGATttcccaattttttctaaCTGCAGAATTCAGTATTCACCAAACTCCAATGGTAGAAAATTGGAAGCAAAAATAGATATTGATTTGAATGATCGTTTGGCTGTTGGTATAGAGACTAGGCTATTGCTCAATTATCCCAAGCCTTTAACGGCATCCTTGCCGATTAATGTCACCGTGTCCATCATAAGATTTCAGGCATGCCTAACGGTTTCTCTTACTAAAGCTGAAGAATTCGTTCCAACTTCACCAGAAAGtgtagatgaagatgataatgatggtTACTTTTTAATGTTTTCCTTTGCACCTGAGTATAGAATGGAATTCGAGACCCAATCCCTAATTGGCGCCAGATCTAAGTTGGAAAATATTCCCAAGATAGGTAGTCTGGTTGAATATCAGATTAAAAAATGGTTCGTTGAAAGATGTGTGGAACCCCGATTTCAATTTATAAAACTGCCTAGTGTCTGGCCTCGTAGTAAAAATACTAGAGAAGGTAAAGCGGATGTAGATGAATCAGAACCAGGAAGAGAAACGCACTATTAG